In Fragaria vesca subsp. vesca linkage group LG5, FraVesHawaii_1.0, whole genome shotgun sequence, the genomic stretch CCGAAATTTTCTTTTTTGGCTCGAACTATCACCATATGAACTATCACCTAAACCCTAAACCCTAAACCCTAAACCATATGCGCGCATCTAATCAACTACAAGCTTACATGTTAGTGCATAACCTTGCTATATCCAAAAACAAAAACAAAAATGTAATCACGTTGAAATTGAATTCAAAGTGTACCGACTTGAATCCCATTAATTTTCGTGTATATCTTGGTAATCGATAAAGAACTAGGACTACATATAGACAGACATTCAAGTATTCGCATTGCAGTCCTAGTTACATCAAGCATAATTTATTTCCCAAAAACACGAAGGGTTCCTGGAACAGTAAGTAATGTCAAATGAATTACTGGCTGACTAATGGGAGTGAATTACTTCCAGACTCAGTTGAACAATCACAGAACAAATAGGTTTTGCTGGAACCAAAACCATGACTGTACACAATGTTCATATTGAACCTCATAACACACCCAGAGTGTATTATACTCGGAGAAACAGAACACAGATCCCCATCCAGTAGAAAGCTGCTGAGAGGTGGTACCATCATGTGGCTATCTAACTCGTGTTGCTCACTTGTTGATACTACATGGGGTGGTGCTAGTTAAAAGTTGATATCTACTTCACAGAGTGTTGCTGCTGAACCTGAAATCTACTTCTACGAGTGCATGATCAAGATCAAGATCAAGTCTCGTGTGTAGGAATAGACCATCAATATAATGCCTCCGATATAAACTAGTATAGATATAGGCCAGCAATAAAAACATTCATTTCAGTGCCATTTTTGCATTTATAATCAGCATTTTCTCAATAGTACAACAGAATGATCAGTATGAATGAACACATCTCTGGTGCCTATATATAAATAATAAATAAAAAATAAAAATAAAAAAAATAAAAAATAAAAACCTAAAGCTGCTCAAGAATGTAGATTGATGGCTTAGAACTGTTCGGTCTAGTGGCATAAGTCTAAGAGGTTATGAGTCGAACTCACAGTATTGTAGCAATTAATTTGATAAAAAAAAAATGTAGGTTGATGACTAAACGAGCGCTCTCCGCATAAATCCAAAGCTTTTATGGACTAATGGTAGTGAGATGCCGCTCAAACAATCAAAATTTTTGTTCAGCAATTACTATTGAGAGATTGATCAACAGTTCAACACTCTATTCGGACAGCACCACTCGCCGATGAAATGAATTTGGGCTTCCTTATAACTTGCTGCAAGCACTGAACCATGTCACCAACCTGAAAATCATAGCAATTTTGGATCACAAGTCCACACTCACTCCCCTTCTTTACCATGTCCACATCTTGTTTCTCCCGCTTGAGCGATTCACATGATCCCTCAAATACAACTTCCCCGCTCCTAAGAAGCCTCAGGGTTGCTGATTTGGTGACAAAACCATCAACCACCCGGCATCCGGCAATCTTCACATCAGGTCCCTTAGACTTGCTCCTTCCTTTGAGTTCAAAGATACTTAGAACCTCGGCTTCCCCAGCAACCTTGGTCTCAGTAGTCCCAGGGGCCTTCTCAACTATAAAGTTCCCAATGTCCTCCAGAAGACGATAGATCACACGGTGTTGCATTATCTATGCCATTGACACAAAATCAAATTATGAATTTGAGTAAATGCAGTTTAGACTCTAATGGTGCAAGCCCAAAATTATATACAGAACAGATGTTCATTTTCTATATGGTCAATTGGAATATGTGCAAATAGATGGTCAACCTAACTTGCGACATAATAACAGAGAGAAAAGAGATTAGTACCTTAATATTGGCTCGAGCTGCAGCCAAACTGATTGAACTGGGTGGAGCCTTGATGTTAAATCCAATAATACATGCACCACAGGCTTGTGCCAAGTCCACATCAGACTGAGATAGAGGGCCAACACCAACATGTACTACATTCACAAAAACCTGGAGAAGAATTGTAGAGTTGTCAAGAACAAAGAGAGAAGATAGCCGGCAACATTGCATCAAGAGAATAATAGAAATTGTTTAGCAAATGCATTGCATATCAGAAAACATTTTCCATTGTGTACAATTCAGCAAGGACAAGAGTTTTAATAAAATAATAGATAATTCTCCTAACATTGCATGGAAACCCAGCAAAACATCAACCAAATCAACAAGTAATAATTGAACACATTACCAGGGCTGCATAGAGAGCATACAGTTATGTAATATGGCATTCAATCATTTATAATCCTGTGGCATACCTGAGGACTATTTAAACTTCCTAATGCATCAGTAACAGCTTGGACAGTACCCTGCACATCCCCTTTTACTATTATCGGCAATTCAACCCGCTTGGGTGCCTCATCTGATGGTTCTATTTCTGAATCTTCTACCCTCCCGTCAACAAGTTTCATAAGCCTATCTTTCTCGAATTTCCTTTTCCTCCCTGCACTAAGCATTCTAGCTCGCTCCTCAGATTCCACAACAATGATATCATCTCCAGCCCTCGGAAGTCCCTTCAGGCCTTCAATCTCAACTGGCATTGCAGGTGTTGCTCGCTCTGTCAATTTCCCAGCCATGTCCCTAATGGCCCTGATTCTACCCCACTCTGAGCCCACTACCACATATTTCCCACAAATTAAAGTTCCTGCTTTCACTATTGCAGTAACCAATGGACCCTTTCCCCTATCAAGTCTTGCCTCCACCACATAAGCTTGAGCTGGTCCATCAATACGAGCTTTCAGATCCATCATCTCAGCCTGGAGAAGCAAAGCCTCCTCCAAGTTATCTAATCCACTCTTCTTCATAGCCGAAACCTCAACAACCTGAACATCCCCACCCATATCCTCTAGCAGCAACCCCTCCGATGCAAGCTGGAGTCTTACTTTTTCTGCGTTAGCAGCTGGTTTATCACATTTATTGATTGCAACAACAATTGGTACTTTAGCTGCCTGAGCATGGGCCATGGCTTCAAGAGTCTGAGGCATGACCCCATCATCTGCAGCTACAACTAGCACAACTATATCTGTGACAGCAGCCCCTCTAGCTCGCATCGCACTGAATGCTGCATGACCAGGGGTGTCAAGAAATGTAATTGATGCTCCAGATGTCATGCCAACAACAAAAGCACCAACATGCTGAGTAATGCCTCCAGCTTCTTTAGCAGCCACAGATGTCTGACGTAGAGCATCCAAAAGCGAAGTTTTCCCATGGTCAACATGTCCCATTACTGTTACAACTGGAGGTCGTGGTAGAATTTCTGTACCTTCATTGAAGTGCAGCCTCCTCACGTTGACCCCAACTTCCTACAAATTAATGCACAGTCAGTAAAGTTTCTTATGGGGCCAAAATGCAGAAGATGTGTACACAGTTGCCATTGAAGGGAAATAACGTATTTGCAGAAGTAAAAGTTGCATCTGAGATGAGAACATTAAACATGTATTTCATCAAGCATAGATCTGCAATATGAAATATGGTGCTCAATGATGGGTAATGTCACACTAAACAACTAGTGTGATGAAAACTACATCTTTACCACAGAATGTTTCAGGAACAAAAAAAACACATTCCGTAGCAACATGTCATATACACAGACCAAACCCATGTGCCATCCTATCCCAAACAGTTAAGACACAAGTGGCTTTTGGAGGCAAATTTTCATGGCCAACCTAAGCCATTTCCACCTTTGGATATATTCCAATCACACTTTACCATGTTAGATTCCCTAATAAGCATATGAACAATATGTTTTTTTGTGAGATTGAAGACAGGCCACTGCTAACGAGTAAAACCCAATACTAATATGCCATGAAAGTGAAATACCATTGCAACCAGCTCTGCAATGTCAATGCTGAGAGTATCAAACTCCGAGTCGACCTTTTCCCCAACATTTGTAAGAATGGTTTGCAAAGAAGATATCGATTTTCCAGTGCGCTTAGCGAGTTCATCAATTGTAATACCTTCAAAAATCTCAATTGTCTTATCTGGCAAGGCCTTGGTAGTTCTTTGTGGTTTGGGAGGCACATATGGAGCATCAACAGGAGGCTGGGTCTTATTGTCCCTCTTCACAAACTTTTCTCTCTTGGGAGGTTTTAAACCAAGCGACTGGTCATTCTCTTTATTCCAATGATAGAATCTATGCAAGAAAGTTTCCACCAAAGAAAGGTTGCAATTAGGACATTTGTAAATGAAAAGAAAATTCTAACAAAACATTACTGCAATAGACAAGTCTAGATCCCAAGGACTCTATAAGCACACAAGCAGAAAGAAACAGTCGGGTAAAACTTACCGCTTTTGGGAGTCTTGTATCAATGTATCACCATAACCAAGCTTTCGTGACTTAAACTTAAATGAGGGCTCTGCAGCACAAAAGTAAGGATATGAGAATGGCATTATATTTTGTTAATACTTAGCATGATGTCCAATATGTAATATGCAAGCAAACCAACCCTTCTTTGGATATTGATTCGCTTCTTAATGGTAAACGAAACTATGCACAAAGATGTGGTTAAAATGATGGGAACAAGTTCTGAAAAGCCAAAGGCCACGAAAATGATCTAGATATAAAATCAGGGATTAGTTGAGGTGAATTGAAATGCAAAGAAAACTATGGGAAAATAGTATATAAGAATGAACTGATATACTGGACACGAACAAAAAAAGGTTTTCCTTAGTGCAAATTCAGTTTACCTGCCATGCACGAAACTGATCTTACTACATCATCAACTTTAGATATAGATCCTACAGCATATCTTCGTAGCCTAGTAGTCAAATCAGTATTTAGACTGGCACGTATGCCCTGCAACAAGAAATTCAGGCCAACGTTATAGACTGAAAAAACAAACCAGCCAAAACGAGACCAGACTCGTCATCAAAAATCCCTATTCACCATCATCCAAAAATTCGTAAACTTTTATCTTTCATACAGTGGGAAAGAGAATGGCTATCCTTTTTCTCCTACAAGAGTTTTGATTAACCATCCTAGCTAAGCAAACAAGATGAACAAAACAGACTGCATGTAAAAATTATAAGACAATTTAAAAATCCAAATCAGCTACTATTATTCACTTATTTGCACACTCGACTCAGAATGGAGTACAACCAAAACGACAGCACTTTCAGGAAGTATAAGAACTAAACACCACATTAAATTAGGAATCATTTGCAGACTTGAAAATACCTTTTTGCTAAGCACTCTCCACGCCATTCATAAGTGTATGCGGTCAAGAATCAACCTAATACAATCACACCATACAATGCATTAGCCACAGTGATAGAATTAAGACACTAATTACAAAATACCCCGACTGCCCTTTTCACCAATTCACATAAG encodes the following:
- the LOC101313988 gene encoding translation initiation factor IF-2-like, whose amino-acid sequence is MAWRVLSKKGIRASLNTDLTTRLRRYAVGSISKVDDVVRSVSCMAEPSFKFKSRKLGYGDTLIQDSQKRFYHWNKENDQSLGLKPPKREKFVKRDNKTQPPVDAPYVPPKPQRTTKALPDKTIEIFEGITIDELAKRTGKSISSLQTILTNVGEKVDSEFDTLSIDIAELVAMEVGVNVRRLHFNEGTEILPRPPVVTVMGHVDHGKTSLLDALRQTSVAAKEAGGITQHVGAFVVGMTSGASITFLDTPGHAAFSAMRARGAAVTDIVVLVVAADDGVMPQTLEAMAHAQAAKVPIVVAINKCDKPAANAEKVRLQLASEGLLLEDMGGDVQVVEVSAMKKSGLDNLEEALLLQAEMMDLKARIDGPAQAYVVEARLDRGKGPLVTAIVKAGTLICGKYVVVGSEWGRIRAIRDMAGKLTERATPAMPVEIEGLKGLPRAGDDIIVVESEERARMLSAGRKRKFEKDRLMKLVDGRVEDSEIEPSDEAPKRVELPIIVKGDVQGTVQAVTDALGSLNSPQVFVNVVHVGVGPLSQSDVDLAQACGACIIGFNIKAPPSSISLAAARANIKIMQHRVIYRLLEDIGNFIVEKAPGTTETKVAGEAEVLSIFELKGRSKSKGPDVKIAGCRVVDGFVTKSATLRLLRSGEVVFEGSCESLKREKQDVDMVKKGSECGLVIQNCYDFQVGDMVQCLQQVIRKPKFISSASGAVRIEC